The stretch of DNA gcatcgccgtcgcggagagtagggcgcacgcggcgacgctcggaAACTTTCTTCGAAGACGCGGGCTGACGCACGAGTGATGAATGACGCACGAGTGAAGGCCGCTATATGCGTCTCTATTCTGAACGCGATGGACCACCGCCGCTAGCTGCTAGCTATAGAAGACTCGAGATGGACGCCGAATGGGCTGAGACTGAGACTTAAGCGTCGGGCTCGAGGTTGGAGAGGAGCGTCGaccagtcgccgccgcgtcgttcccgaagcgtcgccctcgccctcgactCATCCCCGGCCCCGCCTTCCCCCCTCCCTTTGAACGCCGAGCCCGTCACCACGGACGCGACCGTTCGAAGTATAGGGTCGCTGAGTatgtccgcgacggagaggtTCCGCGTGGGCACAGCCGTGCCCGCTTCGTACACCTCGAAGGTGACGCGAGCGCAGTTTGGGTTCATGGACGCTtccaccgccgtctccgccgcgtcgacgcgatcgatGAAGCcagccgcctcgtcgccttGGTtcaccgccagcgcgcggacgcccttACCGCGGCCGTCGAGCAGGCCGCTGGGACGCACGATCGTgtacgacgcgacgtcgcccttcgttcttcccgccgccgcggctgctcGGTATGTCTCTCGAAGCTCGTCCTCccccgcgagcttggcgtccATGCGACCTCCGAACGCGTTTAGGAAACCGTACGCGGGGGAGGACGTCTTCgtgacccccgcgccggagatGACCACGAGCCTGCTCACGTTGTTTTcgatgcacgcgcgcgcgacgtcgaccaaCCCCTTCCGATCGACGAGGTCGGGCTCGCCGTTGGCCGGGGCTGTGCACGCGAAGAacaccgccctcgcgcccctcgtcgccgtcgccaccgtctcTGGCCGCGTGACGTCGGCCATCGCGGTTTGGAGCAGCGGTGACGTCCACGGGACGACCGtgccggtggcgtcgtcgccgagcagctccctcgcgtcgaacgtTCCGCTCCTGGTgcacgcgcgcaccgccaTCTTCCTTCTAAGAAGACTTCGCACGATCTCGCGCCCGGTCCTCCCGTTCGCGCCCAGCACGACCGAAGTCGACGCATCCGGCGGGGCGGGTTCGACCTCACCCGAGGCGGCCCTGATGAGATTGCGacgggtgcgccgcgcgcggaggggcgcgggggccgaAACCccaaccgccgacgacgccgcgcgcatcgccgagtGTTTGGGTCATCCACCCTACCCGTGTATTTCACAAAACCTCTCTCGCGAGTCTAtcgcgggttcgcggcggtcgccccGCCGCTCTCTCCCGCTCTCTTCCGCCATCCCCCTCTTTCTCCCGCCGTGAGCGAGGCATGTCACGCCCCCTCCGTCTTCATGCGCTTGTGCCTCTCAGAGTTCCGTCTTCATGCGCTTGTGCCTCTTAGAGTTACAGATCTgcttcgcgtcgctcgcgatcTGCACAAAGTCGTCCAGGCACCGCTCGACCAGGTCGCCAACCAGCGGGTCGTGGAGGTTCACGTTACCTTCcaccatcgccgacgcgcaaCCCGCGCATATGGCGATCACCTGCTCCACGTCGAACGTCCTCGTGATGTTCCTGATCTGCGATGCCACGTCGGGGTCGATCCGCTCCGGGTTTTTGATGGCGTGGctcacccgcgtcggcggcggcgggccctTCATTGATGGCGGGACGAAGGGTTCCGCCACCGGATTCAACCCGCGGCCGCCCTGGTTCAAAGGCGGGGCCGGCAGCGGCTGCACGTTCCCAACGCACGCGAGGTCCGCGTAcgtcctcccgccgccggcgccgtccacgccgtcgggcgcgatccGCTCCCAGTCCAGCGCGACGGCttcgccttcctcgccgcccgccatcgcgaggcACAGCGCCTTGAGGGCGTCGTAGTCGAGCGGCTCAAACGACCGCTGCACCCTCTGCAGCGTCCGGGAGAACTCCACGAGCTCCTTGGGGGTCCCGACGTTCGGGCACAGTCtctccggcgcggtcgcgcacTCGCGCTTCATGCGGTGGATGCcctccttcaccgcgtcgtcgtcgccgcccgacgccttCAACGCCCTCCACGGCAGCGTCCCCTCGTGGCACTCCGCGAGCATGTAGAGGAGGCTCCACGCGTCATCCCGTGGTCCTtgctcgtccccggcgtgcGCGAACATCGACGCGTACGTGGTGCTGCCCCTGAACGCGCCCGGGCCCGTgttcgcgggcgtcgacgtcgtctcaAACTTTTTCGCGAGGCCCATGTCGATGAGGCAGAGGGTCCGCGTGGAGggtccggcgtcgtcgcgggatGGGTTCCCGCCGAGGGTCACGTTGCTGGGCTTGACGTCCCTGTGCACGTACCCTCTCTCGTGGATCCCCCGGAGGATGTCCACCATCTGCGCGCCGATCCACCCGGTCGTCGCCTTGGCGTACCTCTGCCCCGGGATCTTCGACcgcacgtccgcgaggtTAGCCTTCATCAGCTCCATGACGATGAACGGCGACGCCTTCTTACTGCCGGAGTCCACGAATTTCGCGACGCCCTTGCAACCCTGCAGGTCCCTGAGCGCCCTCATctcgcgcgaggacgtcttgtcctcgcgctcgatctTGATCGCCACTTCCTTCTTTTTCCCCGTTGGGTCCtgctcgtccaccgccttgTACACCTCCGCGAACTGGCCGCTGCCGAGGGGCTTGGGGCCCACGACGCGGAAGCGGCCGTTTAGGAGGTCGCCCTCCCGTAAGATCGGCATGGGCTCGGTGTCGACTGGTCTTATTCGACGtgtcgacgcgccgctcggTCTGATAATTCTCAAATCGCAACCCTCGCCTAGCGGCCGGCCTGGCCGACTTGAttcgaggccgaggccggaTTTATATAGAACCCCGCGGCCCGCGAAGCAATCGCACTTGTGCACGCGCCAGCGTCCCACCCGAGCCCCGTCTCGAGGTAGCAGGCTTCTATCACACGCATTTGCGAGTGATTTAGCGTCCCGCGCAACCTAGCGTCGGCCACAAAGCGAGTCAGCGGCGGTTGTTCCGTCCCGTCCGTCTCGGATCAATTCTCGCCGAACTTTACGTTCGTCAATCAGCATCGGAGGATGATGGCAGACGACAAGTCCAACCCCACCTTCGTGATcatcggcatcgtcgtcgcgatcgtgGCAATCTTCTTCATCGGTAACATTGTCGCGTGAGTACTTACCCGGACGACATTCTTTTCGCCAATCAGCCGGGCAGCCGTCGCGTACCCCGATCCCGAACGCGTAAAATTGGACGATGACATAATTTGACGAAATTCCTCCCAAACTCCCGTTTCACCACCAGGTACCAATACGCGCAGAAGATGTTCCCGCCCAAGCCCAAGAAGAAGATGGGCGCCAAGAAGACCAAGAGGATGCTGCTCAAGCGCGGCGTGCAGCCCGCCGGGGAGTAGACTAACCGCTCGTAATTTCGACAAGACTATCTCTCCGTAAACGCGTCGGGTCTCGCTGGACGTCTCACTTGACATCCTCGAGCATCCACGGGCTCGtcagcggcgccgtcgcgggcagGAACCTCGGCAGCGCCCTCCCGAAATAGAACGTGTGCCCCCGAAGGTCCATGCTGTACGACTTACGCCCGCTCACCTTGTCCGTCATCGTCCACAGCTCCCGGCTGTTGAACCTCACCCCGACCCGCAGCCTGAGCAAATCGTCCTCACCCGCGTCGAACCGAGCCGAGTCGGAGCCGTCAttctcgccgccccgcgtgGAACCCCccatcccggcggcgccgccgtacgAGCTGATGctggcgcgcacgcgctccatcacctcctccgcccgcgcgtccggcACGTCGTCGTTTATCCGTATCGACAGCTCCACGATGATGGGGTTCTCGTTTCGTTCCACGTCGACGTTCAACGTGACGTTGCCGCGATCCGCCTCGATGAACGCGTCCcggaaggcggcgagggcgcgatcGGTGAGCATGGCGCCCAGCGCCCTCatgtcgttcgcggcgaagTTTTTCAGCACCACCTCGTgggcgccgatggcgccggtGAGGAACTCGCGTTCGTCGAAGTGCGGATCCACCATCACACGAACCCACCACATATCCAGCCTCGCGCGTAAAGCTCGGTACATGAGCGAAGGTATGATCCACATGGACGGTCGCATTACGGTGACTTCGGATTtggcctcgggctcggcgggatgcgcgtccaccttgacgtcgtcaccctcgcccgcggcgtcgtcgcctttCTTCTCCGAGGGACCCGCGctgaacccgcgcgcgcgggagacgccCGACCCGGGACCCGCAAAACACTCGAGGTGGTCATGACCGCCGTTTtggcggggcgtcgtccacggggCGTGCGCGGGATGCGGCGAGAGACGAGCGAACGCACCGgaagcgcccgcgcggaggctcgtgatgccccgcgcggcgcgcaggtgACGAACCAGGGCGCGACCCGCGGTCATGCGCGTGCGGTGCGTGTCGGGGCTCTTGTAGGTTTGGGTGACTCAGCGGGCGTCGGGCTCTAGGCACAAATGCTGGAATGCGGGACGTCCTCATTTCTTTCCTTTTCAACGTTTTCGTAAAGACTCACCTATCCTTGGCCGATTCGtgctcgtccacgtccgtcGACCGCACGATCCGccccgcctcgtccgtcgtGGACATCTGCGtcacgaacgccgccgccaccgccaccgccagcgCCCCGAGCAAAAACGTGAACGGCGCCAGACCCGGGTGACTCCGCTGCCGCCACGCGTACACGTCCCCGTCTTTGGTCCGAGCCACCACGTCGTTCaacccgtccccgtccacgtccacgacgagcagcgccgcgacgggcttACCCGGGAGCTTGAACGCGTTCAGCCTGTACCCCGAGGGCGTgagcagcgccgcgtgcgtcgccccacccgcgagcaccacctcggaggcgccgcccacCCGGAGTGGAAAAGACGCcaggctggcgacgacgcccgggtcCCCAGGCGCCCACGAAGCGTCCGTGCGCTGCTGCCACCGCCTGGTGCCGTCGTGCCCGTAGCACGTCACCTCGCCCCTGCTGTTCAAAAACACCACGTCCTTCACCGCCCTGCGCAGGGATCGCACGATCTTTTCCTCCCCCCTGCGAAGCTGCGCCGGGGCGACGATCTGAACCGCTCGGTTGGACACgtatccgccgccgggttccCCCTTGAAGTGGCCGCTCCCGTGCCtcaccacccccgcgctTCCCCTGCACACGCTTCCCCCGAACAGGTGTTCGCGCACGGGTACCCCCGACGTGGCCTGCGCCCAGCAGTCGGGCGCGGGTttgccgtccgcgcccgtcaccgggTGCCCACCCGCGTCGACTCCCTCCGAACCGTGCGCCTGCACGTGGTCCacgaccccgtcgccgtttATGTCCGCGTGCAGGCCGCCGGGGGGCATGGCCATCTTGCACAGGGTCTTCCCGCTGTACAGGTGgatgacctcgacgccgccctcctggtgcgcgacgatgacgttggggggcgcgcggtgctTCGCGCCGATCTGGCCGTCGGGCGAgtgcccgcggccgccgcgtcgatcgggAGCGGGGGGGGCGCCGTTTCCCCGCCACGCGGCGTTGATcgccccggcgagggcgcgcgcgacggggttgGTGtgctcggcaccctcggcacctcccgccgcgccaaccgccgggcggcgcccgGATCCCACCTTGGAAACCCTCGCTCCCTTTGCCGTTCGGTGGTGTCGAAAGTGCGCCAGCCGGAGCGCGGTGTCTTCGCGCTCCCGCCACGCGTGCGGCAACGCGTTGACCACCACGCTCTCCCGAAAGTCCCTGCACGCCACCTCGCCGTAGTGGTGCCCGCTCGACGCCTGCGCCGTGAGCCTGTAGTTGTGCTGCGGCGTCAGACGGTCCGCGAGGCCGTCCAGATCCCTGTGAAAGTCCTCCGACTCGTGtttccaccgcgtcgacccggTGGCTCCGTCGAAGGCGTAGTAGTTGAAGTGCCGGCTCctgtccacgccgacgcccttcCCCTTCCTGCCGCGCCCGTGGAGGACCTCGTTGGCGTCGGCCAGATCGTCCGGCGCGACCCTGCGTCCGCCCCTGTGCCCCAGCATCATGTCCTCGTGcgccagctcctcctcgaggggatcctcgtcgtccgaatcCAAGTCGCCGAGTTCGACtctgccgccgacgacgacgcttcCCCTGTCGCCCTCGAACATGGTGGCGTTGCTGACGAGCAcggccacctccgcgacgcgcgcatgCCTCGGAAACTCGGCTTGGAGTGAGTTCTCCCACATGAGCTTGAGGTTGTGGTCGAAGCACAGGACGTgccacgcggcggtgacgacgacgacgacgcccttgTTGGTTTTTTTCACAGACGCAtccttcgcgacgggcgggtcgatgtgccccgcggcgagtgcgaccgcgcgcctgcccgcggcgacgcgcacgttCGAGGGCATCAGGCTGGCGGATGCGACGGTCCGCGCGGGGATCCATCCGTCCCTCCACgcgtactcgtcgtcgtcgtcgtccctcacGGATCGCCCCGAACCCTCGAGCCGCGAATCTCGGTCTGACGAGACTCCGGGCGCCTCCCTCTTcccggcgggcggggacgcgatgCGGATCTCGGGCTCAGAGCTAgacgcgacgatgacctcgttgcgaccgtcgccgttcAGGTCGAAGAACACGGGCCTCGGGGCGTGCGCGTCCTTGGCGCGGTGCGATATCGGATCAGCGTCGAAGTCGTCCTCACCCAACGCGTCACCCGGGACGTGCCACGCGCGTTGGAACGAGACCACGCCCTCGTTCTGGAGGGAGAAGTACACCCCGAGTAACGCGAGGAGTATCACTCCGAGGTCGCGCTTCGCCAGCATCCTATCTCCGGTCGGGAAGCCCTCCTCTCCACGCACGGGTGCGTGCCGCGATCTCTTCTGCGCGAAGCGGTGGAAACATGCTTGGAAATTTTTTTTTTGGACGGGGTCCGACCAGAAAAGTGGTCGGTTGCTTTTTTTTGGGACCCATCGAATAACGGAACCATAACTGACGAGTTGTGGATAGACAATCAAGCGCAGCCAATCACAGGCCGTTACGCTATGCGCTGACCCAGTAATAACACTACGAGATAGCGGGTCTACAGACCGAGATGGGAATCGGATGGGGCACTCCGATCGAGCGCCCCGAGGGTAGCGAGAACGGGaaccgcgtcgctcgcccgACACGCTCAAGGTGCGCTCACATACCCACCCCCGGTGCCCCTCCTTCGGGCTCCCGTGGCCCTTTCCTCGGCGTTTGGGgtgccgcgtcgcgcgcgattACCGTAACCGAACATCTCCCCATCTTGTCGATATCGACCGAGCAACGAGCCGTCAGGCCTCGAGCGTTCGTCTATCCCGGCGGCGATATCTCGCGTCGATAACGAGGGAAAATCCGCCTCGCCGGGCTTGGGCGGATGTTTGCAACCTCAAGGTCGTCTTCGGGTCGATTCCGGGGCGATtcatcgcgcgtcgcgcccaaCCTGTCGCAAGTCATCGCGAGCCATCCGCGTCCGAGAAGCTAAGCCCGCACCAAGAGTATCTTTTTAACAATCGGTATCCTCCCGGTATCCACCCCATCATCGATCAGGTCAGAGGCGTTCGGCTCGGTACTCCCCGCGGGATTGACCCACAATGAACGACATCCCCGcagacgcggcgccgaccacggaggaacccgcgccgccggtcccTCCGGGCGAGCCCTCGTCtgctgccgcggcggtcagcgcggccgtcgccccgggcgaggacctcctcgcgtcgggcTCCCCGACCGaggccccgcccccgcccacccCGAACCCGCAGAGCACCGCGGGGATGGACGTCACCACCAACCTGGTGGACTGTCCCCCGGGGCTGGTGGGCAGGGTCATCGGAAAGGGCGGCGAGACCATCAAGGGGCTCCAGGCGCAGTCCGGCGCGCACATCACCGTCGACCAAAACTTCCCCGAGGGCGTGCCCCGAAAGATCTCCATATCCGGGCCCGCCGGGTGCGTCGACATCGCCACCAAGCTGGTGGAGGACCTCCTCAAGGGCGGACCGGTGAGATCCGGCTCCGTCGGCCCGGGCCAGGCGCAGCACCTCGTGGAGTGCCCCAAGGAGATGGTCGGTCGCGTcatcggacgcggcggggagacGATCAAGGGCCTCCAGTCGcagacgggcgcgaggatcCAGATCGACCAGACCACCTCCCCGTGCACCGTCACCATCACCGGAAACCCATACtgcgtcgaggcggccgcgagggcggtcaCCGACGTCATCAACGGGGGCAGCACGGCGCCTTACAGCGCCGCCAACCAGCACCAactcgccgcagccgcagccgcgcagCTCTACGGCCACCACCCCGGCTTCGGCGGGCACCCGGGGATGCACCCGGGGCAGTTTGGCGGACATCCCGCGGCGTACGGACACATGGGCGCGTACGGGGGGTTCCCCGGGTACCCGGGCGGCGGATATCCCGGGGGCGGGTACCCGCAGCAGTTTTCGccccagcagcagcagcaagccgcggcgcagcaGCAGTTTGCGGCGCAGCAGATGCTGttcgcgcaggcgcaggcgcaggcgcagg from Micromonas commoda chromosome 3, complete sequence encodes:
- a CDS encoding predicted protein translates to KPLGSGQFAEVYKAVDEQDPTGKKKEVAIKIEREDKTSSREMRALRDLQGCKGVAKFVDSGSKKASPFIVMELMKANLADVRSKIPGQRYAKATTGWIGAQMVDILRGIHERGYVHRDVKPSNVTLGGNPSRDDAGPSTRTLCLIDMGLAKKFETTSTPANTGPGAFRGSTTYASMFAHAGDEQGPRDDAWSLLYMLAECHEGTLPWRALKAS
- a CDS encoding predicted protein, which gives rise to MADVTRPETVATATRGARAVFFACTAPANGEPDLVDRKGLVDVARACIENNVSRLVVISGAGVTKTSSPAYGFLNAFGGRMDAKLAGEDELRETYRAAAAAGRTKGDVASYTIVRPSGLLDGRGKGVRALAVNQGDEAAGFIDRVDAAETAVEASMNPNCARVTFEVYEAGTAVPTRNLSVADILSDPILRTVASVVTGSAFKGRGEGGAGDESRARATLRERRGGDWSTLLSNLEPDA
- a CDS encoding predicted protein; its protein translation is MFGYDPLSRSVITGSAHSVTACDWLRLIVYPQLVSYGSVIRWVPKKSNRPLFWSDPVQKKNFQACFHRFAQKRSRHAPVRGEEGFPTGDRMLAKRDLGVILLALLGVYFSLQNEGVVSFQRAWHVPGDALGEDDFDADPISHRAKDAHAPRPVFFDLNGDGRNEVIVASSSEPEIRIASPPAGKREAPGVSSDRDSRLEGSGRSVRDDDDDEYAWRDGWIPARTVASASLMPSNVRVAAGRRAVALAAGHIDPPVAKDASVKKTNKGVVVVVTAAWHVLCFDHNLKLMWENSLQAEFPRHARVAEVAVLVSNATMFEGDRGSVVVGGRVELGDLDSDDEDPLEEELAHEDMMLGHRGGRRVAPDDLADANEVLHGRGRKGKGVGVDRSRHFNYYAFDGATGSTRWKHESEDFHRDLDGLADRLTPQHNYRLTAQASSGHHYGEVACRDFRESVVVNALPHAWREREDTALRLAHFRHHRTAKGARVSKVGSGRRPAVGAAGGAEGAEHTNPVARALAGAINAAWRGNGAPPAPDRRGGRGHSPDGQIGAKHRAPPNVIVAHQEGGVEVIHLYSGKTLCKMAMPPGGLHADINGDGVVDHVQAHGSEGVDAGGHPVTGADGKPAPDCWAQATSGVPVREHLFGGSVCRGSAGVVRHGSGHFKGEPGGGYVSNRAVQIVAPAQLRRGEEKIVRSLRRAVKDVVFLNSRGEVTCYGHDGTRRWQQRTDASWAPGDPGVVASLASFPLRVGGASEVVLAGGATHAALLTPSGYRLNAFKLPGKPVAALLVVDVDGDGLNDVVARTKDGDVYAWRQRSHPGLAPFTFLLGALAVAVAAAFVTQMSTTDEAGRIVRSTDVDEHESAKDSPDTHRTRMTAGRALVRHLRAARGITSLRAGASGAFARLSPHPAHAPWTTPRQNGGHDHLECFAGPGSGVSRARGFSAGPSEKKGDDAAGEGDDVKVDAHPAEPEAKSEVTVMRPSMWIIPSLMYRALRARLDMWWVRVMVDPHFDEREFLTGAIGAHEVVLKNFAANDMRALGAMLTDRALAAFRDAFIEADRGNVTLNVDVERNENPIIVELSIRINDDVPDARAEEVMERVRASISSYGGAAGMGGSTRGGENDGSDSARFDAGEDDLLRLRVGVRFNSRELWTMTDKVSGRKSYSMDLRGHTFYFGRALPRFLPATAPLTSPWMLEDVK